The nucleotide sequence GTATCGGCCCCGACGACCGTCGAAAGCCGGTGCGCGATGACGAGCGTGGTTCGGCCTTTCGCAACGCTGTCGAGCGCCGACTGGATTTCCTTTTCCGTGAAGCTGTCGAGCGCGGATGTCGCCTCGTCGAGAATGAGGATCGGCGGCCCCTTGAGGATCGTGCGCGCGATGGCGACGCGCTGCTTCTCGCCGCCGGACAGCTTCAGCCCGCGCTCGCCGACCATCGACTTGTAGCCCTGCGGAAGCTGCTTGATGGAGCCGTCGATCTGCGCCATGCGCGCGGCCTCTCGCACTTCGGCGTCCGTCGCGTCGACGCGGCCATAACGGATGTTGTACTCGATGGTGTCGTTGAAGAGCACGGTGTCCTGAGGAACGATGCCGATCGCGGCGCGCAATGAGTCCTGTGTGACGTCGCGCACATCCTGCCCGTCGATGGTGATGCGCCCCGTCTTCACGTCATAGAAGCGGTAGAGCAGCCGCGAAATCGTCGACTTGCCCGCGCCGGACGGCCCGACGAGCGCCACCATGTGCCCGGGCGGTACCTCGAAATCGACGCCCCGCAGGATCGGGCGGACGCCGTCATAGCTGAACGCGACGTTTTCGAAGCGAATCGCGCCCGCGCCCGCGATGAGCGGCTTTGCGCCCGGCTTGTCCTTCACCTCCGGCTTCTCGCCGATGAGTTCGAAAAGGGCTTCGATATCCACGAAGGCTTGCTTGATCTCGCGATAGATGACGCCCATCAGGTTGAGCGGCTGGTAAAGCTGGATGAAGACCGCGTTGATGAGCACGAAATCGCCCACCGTCATCGCGCCCGTCGCAACGCCGTGCGCCGAAAGCGCCATCGCGACCGCCAGACCCGCCGTGAAGATGACGGTCTGTCCAAAGTTCAGCGCGGCGAGCGAAGTCGCGGTCTTGATGCTGGCCCGCTCGTAGCGCTGCATGGAGCGGTCGAAGCGGTCCGCCTCCCAGCGCTCGTTGCCGAAATATTTCACCGTCTCGTAATTGAGAAGGCTGTCGACCGCCTTTGTCGTCGCGTCGGTGTCGGCCTCGATATATTCGCGGCGGATCGCGATCCGCTTCTCGCTGACCGCGATGCTGTACCACGTATAAAGTGCGATCATCGCCAGCACGATGGCAACAAAGGGCCAGCCGAAATACCAGCCGAAGAGCACGCACACGAAAAGCACTTCCAGGATCGTGGGCACGAGATTCAAGATACCCATGCGAATGATGAGGTCGACCGCGATCTTGCCACGGTCGAAAACGCGCGTGAGGCCGCCCGTCTTCCGGTCGAGATGGAAGCGAAGCGACAGGTCGTGCACATGGCGGAAGGCGCTCGTCGTCAGCGCGCGTGTCGCGTTCTGCTCGATGGGTGCGAACAGCATGTCGCGAAGTTGCTGAAACCCGGTCATGGAAACGCGCGCGCCCGCATAGGCGAGCGTCATGAAAAGCGGCACCGCTGCGATCGCCCACGCCGCTTGCGCGCCGTCCGTCTTCGGCATGGCCGTCAGCGCGTCGACTGCATATTTGTAGGTGACGGGCATGAGGACGGTCACGACCTTGGCCGCCACGAGCGCCAGCGCAGCCAGCACAAGCTTCACCTTCAGATCGGCGCGCCCCTTCGGCCACGCGAACGGCAGAAGATAGCGAATGATGGCTTTATGGTCGGTCTTGCCGTGTTTTTCTGGCGGGACGGATCGCGATGCGTGGTGATGCAAAAAAGGCCTCGTTGACGGAGAAGCCGGAACTTCGGGGTTCGGCGGGTGTATGGCTGCGGCGGCGTCTTCTCTCCATATAGGCGGATTCCCGTTCGGGGGCGAGGCCCGCAGCTTTAAGCGGCGGGCAAGTTCCGGGCTGGTAAGCTCATGAAAAGACACGCTCAGGATGTGGTAGCGGCGGTATGAAGGCAGTGAAAATGAAGCGTTTGTGTGTTTATTGCGGCTCCGGCTCCGGGCGCGATCCGCGCTTTCTCGATGCGGCGAAAACGCTTGGCCGCACGATGGCCGAGGCGGGGATCGGCCTTGTATATGGCGGCGGCGGAAACGGGATGATGGGCACGGTCGCCCAGACGGTCATCGACAATGGCGGCCACGTCACCGGCATCATTCCGGCCTCGCTCCTTCAAATCGAGAACGCGCTCGAAACGATCAGCGAGCGCTACGTCACCAACGGCTTTCACGAGCGCAAGATGCTCATGTTCAACCTGTCCGACGGGTTCGTGGCCCTGCCCGGTGGCGTCGGCACGCTGGAAGAACTCGTCGAACAGCTCACCTGGACGCAGCTCGGCCATCACGACAAGCCCGTGTTCATCGTGAACACAGCGGGCTATTGGGATCTGCTGCTGGCCCTGTTCGACCGGATGCGCGAACAGCTGTTCATCCGGCCCGGCCTCGACACGCGCTATATCGTGGTTGAAAAGGCTGAGGATGTCGTGCCGCTGTTCCTCAAGCA is from Rhodomicrobium lacus and encodes:
- a CDS encoding ABCB family ABC transporter ATP-binding protein/permease; this translates as MHHHASRSVPPEKHGKTDHKAIIRYLLPFAWPKGRADLKVKLVLAALALVAAKVVTVLMPVTYKYAVDALTAMPKTDGAQAAWAIAAVPLFMTLAYAGARVSMTGFQQLRDMLFAPIEQNATRALTTSAFRHVHDLSLRFHLDRKTGGLTRVFDRGKIAVDLIIRMGILNLVPTILEVLFVCVLFGWYFGWPFVAIVLAMIALYTWYSIAVSEKRIAIRREYIEADTDATTKAVDSLLNYETVKYFGNERWEADRFDRSMQRYERASIKTATSLAALNFGQTVIFTAGLAVAMALSAHGVATGAMTVGDFVLINAVFIQLYQPLNLMGVIYREIKQAFVDIEALFELIGEKPEVKDKPGAKPLIAGAGAIRFENVAFSYDGVRPILRGVDFEVPPGHMVALVGPSGAGKSTISRLLYRFYDVKTGRITIDGQDVRDVTQDSLRAAIGIVPQDTVLFNDTIEYNIRYGRVDATDAEVREAARMAQIDGSIKQLPQGYKSMVGERGLKLSGGEKQRVAIARTILKGPPILILDEATSALDSFTEKEIQSALDSVAKGRTTLVIAHRLSTVVGADTILVLDKGRIVERGTHASLLEARGLYAALWMRQQEAEEARRKLAEMVNEGALPPVEPNASNAALPAHTLEV
- a CDS encoding TIGR00730 family Rossman fold protein, whose translation is MKRLCVYCGSGSGRDPRFLDAAKTLGRTMAEAGIGLVYGGGGNGMMGTVAQTVIDNGGHVTGIIPASLLQIENALETISERYVTNGFHERKMLMFNLSDGFVALPGGVGTLEELVEQLTWTQLGHHDKPVFIVNTAGYWDLLLALFDRMREQLFIRPGLDTRYIVVEKAEDVVPLFLKHRPSKKAPAPKLIRA